From Mytilus galloprovincialis chromosome 9, xbMytGall1.hap1.1, whole genome shotgun sequence, the proteins below share one genomic window:
- the LOC143044403 gene encoding endonuclease III-like protein 1, with product MLTVRNLKLLQTTRKILFIMTDTHESKYFSHSPSVTRSQLLKTGSSFQKCSKESNGAIKTLKRKVKKEKIEIKYETDTSYDNVGGIKKEKWEPSTWRDQLKNIHEMRKNRDAPVDSMGCDVISDVTAKPEVYRYQVLLSLMLSSQTRDQVTSAAMSRLREHGCTIDNILKTDDQKLGQLIYPVGFWKRKVEYIKKTSQTLLDQYNGDIPKTVEDLCKLTGVGPKMAYLVMKCAWNEIQGIGVDTHVHRISNRLGWHQKPTKQPEDTRKSLEDWLPRELWSEINHLLVGFGQQTCLPVYPKCSVCLNKQICPYGRSYKSPKKSPKKLPKTEIKNEEPV from the exons ATGTTGACAGTTAGAAACCTCAAACTTTTACAGACCACAAGGAAAATCCTTTTTATTATGACTGACACACATGAATCAAAGTATTTCAGTCATTCACCTAGTGTCACTAGATCTCAACTTTTAAAGACTGGATCGAGCTTCCAAAAATGCAGCAAAGAGTCAAATGGTGCGATCAAAACGCTTAAACGAAAAGTTAAGAAAGAGAAAATAGAGATCAAATATGAGACTGATACCAGTTATGATAATGTAGGAGGAATCAAGAAAGAGAAATGGGAACCATCTACTTGGAGAGATCagttaaaaaatatacatgaaatgaGAAAAAACAGAGATGCACCAGTTGATTCAATGGGATGTGATGTTATTAGTGATGTTACAGCTAAACCAGAG GTGTACAGATACCAAGTATTGTTGTCATTGATGTTGTCCAGTCAAACCAGGGACCAGGTTACATCAGCAGCTATGTCAAGGTTACGGGAACATGGATGTACTATTGACAACATTCTTAAAACAGATGATCAAAAGCTTGGTCAGCTGATTTATCCAGTTGGGTTTTGGAAG AGAAAAGTGGAGTACATCAAAAAGACTAGTCAAACACTGTTAGACCAGTACAATGGTGATATCCCTAAAACAGTGGAAGACCTCTGTAAACTAACAGGAGTTGGACCAAAAATGGCCTATCTAGTGATGAAATGTGCCTGGAATGAAATACAAGGTATAGGAGTGGATACACATGTACATAGGATCTCTAACAGATTAGGATGGCATCAAAAACCTACAAAACAACCAGAAGATACAAGAAAAAGCTTGGAGGATTGGTTGCCAAG AGAATTATGGTCGGAGATAAATCACTTGTTAGTTGGATTTGGACAACAAACATGCCTTCCTGTGTATCCAAAGTGTTCTGTGTGCCTTAATAAACAGATTTGTCCGTATGGGAGAAGTTACAAATCTCCTAAGAAGTCACCTAAGAAACTGCCAAAGACAGAAATAAAAAATGAGGAACCTGtttga